In Paenibacillus phoenicis, one genomic interval encodes:
- a CDS encoding ABC transporter ATP-binding protein: MMRWLRKKEKVEVQPGADSPVPESAEGETAAAVEKTALAEADAEVIAAQDVHEEEAERETGPILSVKDVHRSFPVGGGEIQVLKGIDMEVLSGQLVMLKGRSGSGKTTLLNMLGGLDQPTSGEIWFRGQPLHELNDDKRTLLRRNQIGFIFQAYALLPLLSAWENVELSLRMAGVPPQEWKPRVKHCLELVGLGKRMFHRPFELSGGEQQRVAIAKAIAHRPKLLLADEPTANLDSQMGAQVMAVFKNIIQTERVTICMTTHDPTILEVADHVYEMVDGRFIE; the protein is encoded by the coding sequence ATGATGCGATGGCTTCGCAAAAAAGAAAAAGTCGAAGTTCAGCCCGGAGCTGATTCTCCGGTACCGGAAAGTGCGGAGGGGGAGACCGCCGCTGCCGTGGAGAAGACGGCCTTAGCAGAAGCAGATGCCGAGGTTATTGCAGCCCAAGATGTGCACGAGGAGGAGGCAGAGAGGGAGACCGGACCGATTCTGTCGGTCAAAGACGTTCACCGATCATTCCCGGTGGGCGGAGGAGAAATCCAGGTATTGAAGGGAATTGACATGGAAGTGCTTTCAGGCCAGCTGGTGATGCTCAAAGGCCGCTCCGGCTCGGGCAAAACGACGTTGCTCAACATGCTTGGCGGATTGGATCAGCCGACTTCCGGTGAAATCTGGTTCCGCGGCCAGCCGCTTCATGAGCTGAACGACGATAAGCGTACATTGCTGCGCCGGAATCAGATCGGCTTTATTTTCCAAGCCTATGCTTTGCTTCCGCTGCTGTCTGCCTGGGAGAATGTCGAACTGTCGCTGCGTATGGCAGGAGTTCCGCCTCAGGAATGGAAGCCGCGCGTTAAGCATTGCCTGGAGCTCGTCGGGCTCGGGAAACGGATGTTTCACCGCCCGTTCGAATTATCCGGGGGCGAACAGCAGCGGGTGGCCATCGCCAAAGCGATCGCCCATCGCCCAAAGCTGTTGTTGGCGGATGAACCAACGGCCAACCTCGATTCGCAAATGGGAGCACAAGTCATGGCAGTATTCAAGAACATCATACAGACCGAACGCGTGACGATCTGTATGACCACTCACGATCCTACAATCCTGGAGGTAGCGGACCATGTTTACGAAATGGTGGATGGCAGATTTATCGAATAA
- a CDS encoding S-layer homology domain-containing protein: protein MKKKIPILLAVTLLFTNAVLRQEPAAADLPFNDISNSYAKDAILRLNANNVMKGTSGSEFSPTRSITRAEFMTTLTRIFKVEAAKSAVPAYRDVPRSAWYYGTIQAATELGLTNGLGDGIFKPNQPLTRQEAASWIVRALKQNAAGNSSSGYKDEAMIATWAKPSVSSITELGLMQGSDGLFHPTQPITRQETAVILDRLLQDTRWTDALAANANEAIKLGWQFGQSTEAYKKAVLKSNVNVLVPRWFFLESTGKLSDSSVPSLVTWAKNNGKQVWAMVGNRFDQETTHKLLASSSLSSEAIQTLKSYVQKYGLHGINVDFENVAASDRSLYTAFIAKLAQELHSVSAVLSVDLPPDLDTDWSDAYNYTELAKSADYLVIMAYDEHWGGSAAGSIASLGWVENHLQKLLAQIPSDQLIMGMPLYTRDWSLSSTGATLSSEDITLADQNNRINQYGLKPKWNDTLGQYTMEYRKNGTIHKIWLEDARSLSEKLRLGAKLGVAGYAYWHIGGESPDIWTSLKNAEKYAGYSFK from the coding sequence ATGAAAAAAAAGATTCCCATCCTGCTCGCGGTAACGCTCTTATTCACCAATGCCGTTCTTCGGCAAGAGCCGGCCGCTGCCGATCTCCCCTTTAACGATATTTCAAACAGCTATGCGAAAGACGCAATCCTCCGCTTAAACGCGAACAATGTGATGAAAGGAACCTCAGGTTCAGAATTTTCTCCAACCCGCTCCATCACCCGGGCCGAGTTTATGACCACGTTGACGCGAATCTTTAAGGTGGAAGCGGCCAAATCCGCTGTTCCCGCCTATCGCGATGTACCAAGAAGCGCCTGGTACTACGGCACGATCCAAGCAGCCACGGAGCTTGGGCTTACCAACGGCTTGGGAGACGGGATCTTTAAGCCAAACCAGCCGTTAACCCGGCAGGAAGCCGCTTCATGGATCGTCCGCGCATTAAAACAAAACGCTGCCGGGAATTCGTCCTCCGGTTACAAGGATGAAGCGATGATCGCGACTTGGGCCAAGCCTTCGGTCAGCTCGATTACCGAGCTTGGTTTGATGCAGGGCAGCGACGGATTATTTCATCCAACACAGCCGATTACCCGACAGGAGACCGCCGTTATCCTGGATCGCCTGCTGCAGGACACCCGATGGACCGATGCGCTCGCGGCTAACGCGAACGAGGCAATCAAGCTTGGTTGGCAATTCGGTCAATCGACCGAGGCCTACAAGAAAGCGGTGCTGAAATCGAACGTGAATGTGCTGGTGCCTCGGTGGTTTTTTCTCGAAAGTACCGGCAAATTATCCGACTCCAGCGTCCCGTCCCTCGTAACCTGGGCAAAAAATAACGGCAAACAGGTTTGGGCCATGGTCGGAAACCGATTTGATCAGGAAACGACACATAAGCTTCTGGCTTCCAGCTCGCTTTCTTCCGAAGCGATCCAAACCTTGAAGTCCTACGTTCAAAAATACGGGCTGCATGGCATCAACGTCGATTTCGAAAATGTCGCAGCTTCCGATCGAAGCTTGTATACGGCCTTTATCGCCAAACTGGCACAGGAGCTTCATTCCGTCTCTGCCGTCTTGTCCGTAGATTTACCGCCGGATCTCGACACCGACTGGTCGGACGCTTACAATTACACGGAACTGGCGAAGAGCGCCGATTACCTTGTGATTATGGCCTACGACGAGCACTGGGGCGGATCTGCCGCCGGTTCCATCGCATCGCTTGGCTGGGTGGAGAACCACCTTCAAAAGCTGCTCGCCCAAATCCCCTCCGACCAACTCATTATGGGGATGCCGCTATATACGCGGGATTGGAGCCTAAGCAGCACTGGAGCTACGTTGTCTTCCGAGGACATCACCCTCGCGGATCAAAATAACCGGATCAACCAATACGGCCTGAAGCCGAAATGGAACGACACGTTGGGCCAGTACACCATGGAGTATCGCAAGAACGGCACGATCCACAAAATTTGGCTGGAGGATGCCCGTTCCCTTTCGGAGAAGCTGAGGTTAGGCGCGAAGTTGGGAGTGGCCGGTTATGCTTACTGGCACATCGGCGGCGAATCGCCGGACATCTGGACGAGTCTGAAAAACGCGGAGAAATACGCAGGATATTCGTTTAAGTAA
- the pyrE gene encoding orotate phosphoribosyltransferase, producing MTNTPSVEAQIASSLLEIGAVALRPHQPFTWTSGIKSPIYCDNRLTMSYPHIRDLIAESFAALIRKDYPEAEVIAGTATAGIPHAAFTAQKLGLPMAYIRDKAKGHGKENQIEGLIKPGQKVVVIEDLISTGGSSIKAAQAVRDAGAEPLAVLAIFSYQLDKAVQAFAEADIPLQTLSNYTALMDVAVQRGDIQPEDLELLKSWRQDPASFGNA from the coding sequence ATGACAAATACCCCATCCGTCGAAGCGCAAATTGCCAGCAGCCTGCTGGAGATCGGAGCCGTTGCGCTTCGTCCGCATCAGCCGTTTACTTGGACCTCCGGGATCAAATCGCCAATTTATTGCGACAACCGTCTCACGATGTCCTATCCTCATATCCGCGATCTGATCGCTGAATCGTTTGCCGCGCTGATCCGTAAAGACTATCCGGAGGCCGAGGTGATCGCTGGAACGGCTACGGCCGGCATTCCGCATGCCGCGTTTACGGCGCAGAAGCTGGGGCTGCCGATGGCCTATATTCGCGATAAGGCGAAAGGACATGGCAAGGAGAATCAAATCGAAGGCCTGATTAAGCCAGGGCAGAAGGTCGTCGTCATCGAGGATTTGATCTCTACCGGCGGCAGCTCGATCAAAGCGGCGCAGGCGGTGCGTGATGCGGGTGCAGAACCGTTGGCCGTGCTGGCGATCTTCAGCTATCAGCTCGATAAAGCGGTGCAGGCGTTTGCTGAAGCCGACATCCCGCTGCAAACCTTATCCAACTATACGGCATTGATGGATGTGGCCGTACAGCGCGGGGATATTCAGCCGGAAGACCTGGAGCTATTAAAGTCCTGGCGGCAAGACCCGGCTTCCTTCGGAAATGCATAG
- the pyrF gene encoding orotidine-5'-phosphate decarboxylase, whose translation MLRSRKHEWRRADLRSFEEAAGKLIVGLDVPDAEQARKLLKELEGIPCFMKVGLQLFYAAGPELIRELKQRGYSVFLDVKMHDIPNTVRGGANSVTKLGVDLFNVHAAGGLDMMKAAKEGALAALEADPSLAMPKIIAVTQLTSTSKQVMNEQIGIPGEVEASVVHYADLARSAGLDGVVASPLEVTAIKEKCGQAFLTVTPGIRPANSPKGDQTRTLTPGEAMAQGTDYIVVARPIIAAPNPREAAETIIKEMM comes from the coding sequence ATGCTTCGGAGCCGCAAGCATGAATGGAGGAGAGCGGATTTGCGTTCGTTTGAAGAAGCGGCCGGGAAGCTGATCGTGGGCCTCGATGTCCCTGATGCGGAGCAGGCGCGGAAGCTGCTGAAGGAGCTGGAAGGCATCCCTTGCTTCATGAAGGTGGGGCTGCAGCTATTCTACGCGGCGGGTCCGGAGCTGATCCGGGAATTAAAGCAGCGGGGATACTCCGTTTTTCTCGATGTTAAAATGCATGATATTCCCAACACCGTAAGAGGTGGTGCCAACAGCGTCACCAAGCTCGGCGTAGATCTGTTTAACGTGCATGCTGCCGGAGGGCTCGATATGATGAAGGCGGCGAAAGAAGGAGCGTTGGCGGCGTTGGAAGCCGACCCGTCGCTGGCGATGCCGAAGATCATCGCGGTTACGCAGCTGACGAGCACCAGCAAGCAAGTGATGAATGAGCAGATCGGCATCCCGGGCGAAGTCGAAGCCTCTGTCGTGCATTACGCGGACCTGGCCCGTTCAGCCGGTTTGGACGGTGTGGTCGCCTCCCCGCTGGAGGTTACAGCAATTAAGGAGAAGTGCGGACAAGCCTTCCTGACGGTGACACCGGGGATTCGTCCGGCGAACAGCCCCAAAGGCGATCAAACGCGCACGTTAACCCCTGGCGAAGCGATGGCGCAAGGCACGGACTATATCGTCGTTGCCCGCCCGATCATCGCCGCCCCCAACCCGCGTGAAGCCGCGGAGACGATCATTAAGGAGATGATGTAG
- the carB gene encoding carbamoyl-phosphate synthase large subunit, producing MPINKDLKKILVIGSGPIVIGQAAEFDYAGTQACQALKEEGVEVVLINSNPATIMTDTNMADKVYIEPITLEFVTQIIRQERPDGLLPTLGGQTGLNMAVELARAGVLERENVKLLGTQLTSIEKAEDRDLFRELMRELEQPVPESAIITSVEEALEFANEIGYPVIVRPAYTLGGTGGGICATEEELRETVASGIRYSPIGQCLIEKSIAGMKEIEYEVMRDANDNCIVVCNMENFDPVGVHTGDSIVVAPSQTLSDREYQMLRSASLKIIRALNIEGGCNVQFALDPQSFQYYVIEVNPRVSRSSALASKATGYPIAKMAAKIALGYTLDEIINPVTGQTYACFEPTLDYIVSKIPRWPFDKFVHANRKLGTQMKATGEVMAIGRTFEESIHKAVRSLEIGTHRLYLKGVEKIDDETLRNRLIKADDERLFLIAEAFRRGYKLQLIHDLTGIDWWFLDKIERLVEFEKRIAGEEFFSYETLYEAKRLGFTDRAIAELRAAGQPTGTHLTEAEVRSFRKEHGLKPVYKMVDTCAAEFEASTPYYYSTYETENEVVQTDKEKIVVLGSGPIRIGQGIEFDYSTVHAVWAIQKAGYEAVIINNNPETVSTDFNTSDRLYFEPLFFEDVMNVIEEEKPVGVIVQFGGQTAINLAAPLQAAGVRILGTSLESIDEAEDRKKFEALLSKLGIAQPKGSTVTSVEEAVGTAQALGYPVLVRPSYVLGGRAMEIVYSDQELLRYMEEAVNINPQHPVLIDRYMLGKEVEVDAISDGETVLIPGIMEHIERAGVHSGDSIAVYPPQHLSAELKEKIVEITVKIARELKTVGLVNIQFVIYNNEVFVIEVNPRSSRTVPFLSKVTNIPMANVATQCILGTKLSDLGYSNGLWPESHQVAVKVPVFSFAKLRRVEPTLGPEMKSTGEVMGRDPQYAKALYKGLIGAGMKIPSTGAIIATVADKDKQEAVELLHGFYRLGYKIIATDGTASALIEAGIHVTTVYKLSEGVPNILDLIRNGEAHFVINTLTKGKEPERDGFRIRREAVENGVVCMTSLDTVRALLEMLETINFSSQAMPAL from the coding sequence ATGCCGATCAACAAAGACCTTAAGAAAATTCTCGTCATCGGTTCCGGACCGATCGTTATCGGTCAGGCGGCTGAGTTCGATTACGCCGGAACGCAAGCTTGCCAAGCGCTGAAGGAAGAGGGCGTCGAGGTGGTGCTGATCAACAGCAACCCGGCGACGATCATGACCGACACCAACATGGCCGACAAGGTTTATATTGAACCGATCACGCTGGAATTCGTCACCCAAATCATTCGCCAGGAGCGGCCGGACGGCTTGCTGCCCACGCTCGGCGGGCAAACCGGTCTGAACATGGCGGTGGAGCTGGCCCGCGCAGGCGTGCTGGAGCGCGAGAATGTGAAGCTCCTTGGCACACAGCTGACCTCGATTGAGAAAGCGGAAGACCGCGACCTGTTCCGCGAGCTGATGCGCGAGCTGGAGCAGCCGGTGCCGGAAAGCGCGATCATCACCTCGGTGGAAGAAGCGCTGGAATTCGCAAACGAAATTGGCTATCCGGTAATCGTTCGTCCGGCGTATACGCTGGGCGGTACCGGCGGCGGGATCTGCGCTACGGAAGAGGAGCTGCGCGAGACGGTAGCGTCGGGGATTCGTTACAGCCCGATCGGCCAATGCTTGATCGAGAAATCGATCGCCGGCATGAAGGAAATCGAATACGAAGTGATGCGCGATGCGAACGACAACTGTATCGTTGTCTGCAACATGGAGAACTTCGACCCGGTGGGCGTACATACCGGGGACAGTATCGTCGTTGCGCCAAGCCAAACGCTGTCTGACCGCGAGTATCAAATGCTCCGTTCGGCTTCGCTGAAGATTATCCGCGCGCTGAACATCGAAGGCGGCTGTAACGTGCAGTTCGCACTGGATCCGCAAAGCTTCCAATACTACGTCATCGAAGTAAATCCGCGGGTCAGCCGTTCGTCGGCGCTCGCGTCTAAAGCGACGGGTTATCCGATCGCGAAAATGGCAGCCAAAATCGCGCTGGGCTACACGCTGGACGAAATCATCAACCCGGTTACGGGGCAGACATACGCCTGCTTCGAGCCGACGCTGGACTACATCGTCAGCAAAATCCCGCGCTGGCCGTTTGATAAATTCGTTCACGCCAACCGCAAGCTGGGCACGCAGATGAAAGCGACCGGCGAAGTCATGGCGATTGGCCGGACCTTCGAAGAGTCGATTCATAAAGCGGTCCGTTCGCTTGAGATCGGCACGCATCGCCTCTATCTGAAAGGCGTGGAGAAGATCGACGATGAAACGCTGAGAAATCGCTTGATCAAAGCGGACGACGAGCGACTGTTCCTGATTGCCGAAGCGTTCCGCCGCGGCTACAAGCTGCAGCTCATTCATGATCTGACCGGAATCGACTGGTGGTTCCTTGATAAAATCGAGCGTTTGGTGGAATTCGAGAAACGGATTGCGGGAGAAGAGTTCTTTTCCTATGAAACGCTGTATGAAGCGAAGCGCTTAGGGTTTACTGACCGGGCGATTGCCGAACTGCGTGCCGCCGGACAGCCGACAGGCACGCACCTGACGGAGGCTGAAGTGAGGAGCTTCCGCAAGGAGCATGGACTGAAGCCGGTTTACAAAATGGTAGATACGTGCGCGGCTGAATTTGAAGCCTCTACGCCTTACTACTACTCGACCTATGAAACGGAGAACGAAGTCGTTCAAACGGACAAAGAGAAGATCGTGGTGCTTGGCTCCGGACCGATTCGTATCGGGCAAGGCATCGAGTTTGACTACTCGACGGTACACGCGGTTTGGGCGATTCAAAAAGCCGGCTACGAAGCGGTAATCATCAACAACAACCCGGAGACGGTATCCACGGACTTTAACACGTCGGATCGCCTCTACTTTGAACCGCTGTTCTTCGAGGATGTCATGAACGTCATCGAAGAGGAGAAGCCGGTGGGCGTTATCGTTCAGTTCGGCGGCCAAACGGCGATCAACTTGGCGGCGCCGCTGCAAGCGGCAGGCGTTCGCATCCTCGGAACCTCGCTGGAAAGCATCGACGAAGCGGAGGATCGCAAGAAGTTCGAAGCGCTCCTGTCGAAGCTGGGCATCGCTCAGCCGAAGGGCAGCACGGTAACCTCTGTAGAAGAAGCGGTTGGAACCGCTCAAGCGCTCGGTTATCCGGTACTGGTTAGACCTTCGTATGTACTGGGCGGCCGGGCGATGGAAATCGTCTACTCCGACCAGGAATTGCTGCGCTACATGGAAGAAGCGGTGAACATCAATCCGCAGCATCCGGTCCTGATCGACCGCTATATGCTAGGTAAAGAGGTAGAGGTCGACGCTATCAGCGATGGGGAGACGGTGCTGATCCCGGGGATCATGGAGCATATCGAACGTGCCGGGGTTCACTCCGGGGACTCGATTGCCGTGTATCCACCGCAGCATCTGTCGGCAGAGCTGAAGGAGAAGATCGTTGAGATCACGGTCAAAATCGCCCGCGAGCTGAAGACGGTGGGTCTGGTGAACATCCAGTTCGTGATCTACAACAACGAAGTGTTTGTCATCGAGGTGAACCCGCGCTCTTCGCGTACGGTACCGTTCCTGAGCAAAGTGACAAACATTCCAATGGCAAACGTGGCAACTCAATGTATTCTCGGTACGAAGCTAAGCGACTTGGGCTACTCCAATGGCCTGTGGCCGGAAAGCCATCAGGTTGCGGTGAAGGTGCCGGTATTCTCCTTCGCGAAGCTGCGCCGTGTTGAGCCGACGCTGGGGCCGGAAATGAAATCGACCGGCGAGGTCATGGGCCGCGATCCGCAATACGCCAAGGCGCTGTATAAAGGCTTGATCGGCGCGGGAATGAAGATTCCTTCGACCGGGGCGATTATCGCTACGGTAGCCGACAAGGATAAGCAAGAAGCGGTTGAGCTGTTGCACGGCTTCTACCGCCTGGGGTACAAGATCATTGCTACCGACGGTACAGCTTCTGCGCTGATCGAGGCGGGGATTCATGTGACGACGGTTTACAAGCTGTCCGAAGGGGTGCCGAACATCCTCGATCTGATCCGGAACGGAGAAGCTCACTTCGTAATCAACACCTTGACGAAGGGCAAAGAGCCGGAGCGCGATGGCTTCCGGATTCGCCGGGAAGCGGTGGAGAACGGCGTTGTCTGCATGACCTCGCTGGATACGGTTCGGGCGCTGCTGGAGATGTTGGAGACGATCAACTTCTCTTCCCAAGCGATGCCCGCGCTTTAA
- the carA gene encoding glutamine-hydrolyzing carbamoyl-phosphate synthase small subunit: MQARLLLEDGTLFTGTSFGAEGDKTGEVVFNTGITGYQEVLSDPSYCGQIVTMTYPLIGNYGISRDDFESITPSIHGFVVRRYEPTPSNWRAQYNLGDLLKEYGIPGIADIDTRMLTRLIRHQGTMRGILTTSNKSVEELKEMMLATSIAELRNQVAQTSTKHVYSSPGSKERIVLVDFGAKSGILRELNKRDCDVVIVPHDTTADEIRRLHPDGIQLSNGPGDPKDVPHAVKMISELLGEYPIFGICLGHQLFALACGADTEKLKFGHRGGNHPVKELATGRCYITSQNHGYTVNEASIAGTELEVTHINNNDKTIEGLKHKKYPAFSVQYHPEAAPGPYDNSYLFDRFIEMIREHKRQNPQKPRQAELMAAAKGEL, encoded by the coding sequence ATGCAGGCAAGACTATTGTTGGAGGACGGCACGTTGTTTACCGGAACCTCATTCGGAGCGGAAGGAGACAAAACCGGCGAGGTCGTTTTTAATACGGGAATTACGGGGTACCAAGAGGTGCTGTCGGATCCTTCCTATTGCGGACAAATCGTTACGATGACGTATCCGCTGATCGGGAACTACGGCATTTCGCGCGATGACTTTGAATCGATTACGCCGTCGATCCACGGCTTTGTCGTTCGCCGCTATGAACCGACCCCAAGCAACTGGCGGGCACAGTACAATTTGGGTGACCTGCTGAAGGAATACGGAATTCCCGGCATTGCCGACATCGATACGCGCATGCTGACGCGACTTATCCGCCATCAGGGGACGATGAGAGGGATTTTGACGACCTCAAATAAATCGGTGGAGGAATTAAAAGAAATGATGCTGGCGACCAGCATCGCCGAGCTGCGCAATCAAGTGGCGCAAACCTCGACGAAGCACGTGTACAGCAGTCCCGGCTCGAAGGAACGCATCGTGCTGGTCGACTTCGGCGCGAAAAGCGGCATTCTGCGCGAGCTGAACAAACGCGACTGCGACGTGGTGATCGTCCCGCATGATACGACCGCGGATGAAATCCGCCGCCTGCATCCAGACGGGATCCAGCTGTCGAACGGACCGGGGGACCCGAAAGACGTGCCGCATGCGGTGAAGATGATTTCCGAGCTGCTTGGCGAATACCCGATCTTCGGCATTTGCCTGGGTCACCAGCTGTTTGCCCTCGCCTGCGGCGCCGATACGGAAAAGCTGAAATTTGGCCATCGCGGCGGGAACCACCCGGTGAAAGAGCTGGCCACCGGCCGCTGCTACATCACGTCGCAAAACCATGGATACACCGTCAACGAAGCGTCCATCGCGGGGACGGAGCTGGAAGTGACGCATATCAACAACAATGACAAAACCATCGAAGGCTTGAAGCATAAGAAATACCCGGCCTTCTCTGTGCAATACCACCCAGAGGCGGCACCGGGACCGTACGATAACAGCTACCTGTTCGACCGATTCATCGAGATGATCCGCGAGCACAAGCGGCAAAATCCGCAAAAGCCTCGCCAAGCCGAACTGATGGCCGCTGCGAAAGGAGAACTGTAA